The following DNA comes from Methanosarcina vacuolata Z-761.
CTGAGATTCCAACTTTATCATAAAAATATTGGCTACATAATAAACAGAAATCTTTTCTGACAATTTCTAAACTCTCTCTATTTTTGTCATCTATATCATAGAATGAGTAAATTCTTACAATTATTTTTTCAACGTTACCACTCTCAAATTTTAAAAAAGTATAAAAGTCTTCAGGGTTTAGAAAATTATATAAATCTTTGAATTCTTCTTCTACAACAACTTTAATTTTTTTATTAACTAGTAATCGTTCTTGAATCTCTTCTTTGCTAAATGCATAATCTTGAACTTTATCTCCAGTAAAAGCAATTAATGAGCATAATCCATTAGTCAGCAATCCTACAATTATAGAAATAATGTTAGGGTCCATCTGAGATCACTTGAGATAACTGTTCTGGATCAAATAATAAGATAGTAAATTCTCTGAAATTCAGGTACATGTTGACCTTAATGACGGTACTTTATCTCATAGGAATTACATACTCGAAGTATAAAAAGTACAGTGACCATTAAATGCGATTGTTTTTTGGTTCAAATGTACGAGTCATCACAATTGTAGGATCAAGTTTAATTTTAAGACCCTCTCTTAAACCTGCAATCTGGAGTGTTTCATGCGGGATAATCGTCTATAAGCGCATCTTCGTTTGAAGATCTGCATACTTTATAAAAGCATATACACATATTACGGAATAAGCCTTCACATATCACGGAAGAACCCTCGACTCTCTGAAATTTCTTGCAGCTTCTACAAGTGAGCTTGCAAGCTCCCTGTAAGCAACTCCGTGCAGGTGGGCATACGAGCCCAGGGTATTTCCAGAAATAAGCCCGTCCATGTCGTTCTTTATGCCTGTGCCTCTTGACAGAGTTATTGCAAATTCAGCATCTTCAGGAATTTCCCATATTTCAGAATGGTGGAATTCGTGTCCCTTGAAGCTGTTGCCTTTTTTCCCTAGAAGGCAGTCCTGATTAAGGGTTCCTATATTGTAGCTGACCACTCTTGTCTGTCCCATTATAGTATGCCCTGGCAGGGCCCCAACCATTGAGTATGTAGATTCCGGCATTGATGCATCGTGATAGGTGCCTTTTCCGGGGACGCCTGTGCTTATTTTTTCCGTGAGGTACATAAGCCCTCCGCACTCAGCATAAATAGGCATACCTGCAGCAGACGCCTTTTTAATATCCTGGCGCATGGACTCGTTAGCTTCAAGTTCGGCTGCAAAGAGTTCGGGATAACCTCCCCCTATATAGAGCCCGTCAACCTCGGGAAGTGAGTGGTCTTTAACAGGGCTAAAGTAAACGATTTCTGCGCCTGCAAGATTCAGGAGATCTATGTTATCGCGATAGTAGAAGTTAAAAGCCTCATCAAGGGCGACCCCTATCTTTGGCCTGGTTGCTCCGGGATCGGAGACAGAAGTAAAAACACTATTATCAGGGGTTTTCAGGGGTTTTGCGCTTTTTGCGATTTCCATAAAGCGGTCTACGTCAATTCCTTTATTGATAATTTCTTCAATGCCGTGAAGGCGGGCTTCAAAGCCTCCGTCCCCAAGCCGTCTTCGGCCTTCGAGAGCTGGCATAAGCCCTAAATGGCGCATGGAAATCTGCATTGCGGGGTCTCTTGGAACAATTCCTATAACCGGAACGCCTGTATAGTGTTCGATTGCCTCTTTTGCTTTTTCGGCATGGCGGCGGCTTCCTATGTTATTAAGGATAACTCCTGCAATTTCCACATCAGGGTCGAAGTTCCTGTATCCGTTGATAAGAGCAGCACTCGAACGGGTAATGCTCCGGGCATTGATTACGAAGATCACAGGACAGTTAAGGATCTTTGCGATCTGAGCAGTGCTTCCAAGGTCGCTTAAGCTGTCAAAACCTTCGTAAAGACCGCGAACCCCTTCAATAATTGCAATATCAGCTTTCTCACCGGCATCACAGGCATGGGTATAGACATCCAGAATCCCATTCTCATCCATAAGGTAGCCGTCAAGGTTTCGGCAGAACCTGCCAGTTATTTCAGTATGATAACTCGGGTCGATATAGTCCAGAGCGACCTTAAAAGGCTGGACTTTGTATCCCCTTGAAACGAGAGCAGCCATCAGGCCCATGGAGATTGTAGTCTTGCCTGAAGAAGAACGGTCTGCGGAAATGAGAATCCTGGGAATATTCCCTGCTGTGGATTGCTTGCCATTAAGCATTTTTGATACCCCTGATGTGTTTATTCACCCTGATGTGTTTACTCAACTTATTTCCACTCTAATTCATTTTGTCAATTCCCTCAACCGCTCGTCACTCAGGGAATCGACTGTAACTCTGTTTTCGTTTTCAAGGATTGCTTTCCCAAGCTCGCGATAGATCTGAGCAATATCGGATTCAGGTGCCTTTTCCATTACAGAGTAACCTTCCCTTTCACAGTCCTGGACTACCTGCCTCTTAGGGATAAAAGCCATAAGCTGGCTGCCGATCTCCTCAGAAAACTTTGAAACGATTTCCTTTTCCCTGCTCACGTTTCTTGAATTACAGATTACCCCGCTAAGCGGCATTCCTATCTTCGATAAGCCTTTGCAGATATTATTTGCTGCATAAAGGGGCATGTACTCTCCTGAGGTCAGTACATAAATCTCATTTACGAACCCTTTCCTGACAGGGGCAACAAACCCTCCGCAGACAATGTCTCCTGGTACATCGTAAATGATCAAATCCTGCTCTTTTAAGAGATTTCCTGAGACGCTTTTCAATTTCTGGATGGCAACAATGATTCCTCTACCTGCACACCCTATGCCTGGTTCCGGGCCGCCTGCTTCTACGCATTTGACGCCTGCATACCCTTCAAAGACCACATCTTCTTTCTTTATGTCCACACCCTCGCGCAGGAGGTCGAGAATCGTTGGAATTCTCCTGCCTCTTAGAAGGGTGATTGATGAGTCACTTTTAGGATCGCAGCCTATAATCATAACCTTCTTTCCTGCCTCGGCGCAGGCAGCGGCAATGTTTGAGGCCGTACTTGATTTTCCTATGCCGCCTTTTCCGTAGATCGCTATGATCTTCTGGTTTTTCAAAGGATCTTCCTCCTGATTTTATCCTGGATCTTCCTATTCAGGCTTCCTTTGCAACTTCCCTTAAGGTAGCCCCAAACTCTGACTCCACAATTTCACTGACTCCCAGCGTTTTCGGGTGGAGGTCAATTTCAACCAGCACATACTCATGCCCCATCTCTTTTAAGGGCAGGACCTGTCTAGGGCCGTTAGTAATTGAAATAAGCTCCATGTCCTTTATGTGTTCCATAGGGATTGCGTGCGGGACACCTGTAATGATCGCAAAATCAAAGTCACTATATTTTTCCTTTATTAATTCGCTGACCTTTTCGCCTGCAACCGGGTACTCGTCCATGCCGCCAATGATCTCATGCACCTCAATTCCATGTGCTGTGAAGTCTCTCATTATGTACTCGGCATGCTGCCTTACTCTGGGAAGCCCGAGCTCTGGATCGATATTTGCCATATTGATAAGGTTTTCTTTTTTCCCGAGAGTTGCTGCAACCTCATTGACTGCAAGGGTAATGTCTGCAAACATGTAGCCGGTTTCTTTTTTGGCATTCATGATGACAAGGCCCTTCTTTCCTTCCTTGAGGAGTTGAATTACACGCTGCGCGGCTTTGTATTTAACATCCCCGCGGGAGGGAGCAAGGTATTCCCTGCTCGCAGCCCCAAACCGTTTTTCCACTTCGGTCGCTTTTTCAAGGAGATATTTCTGACGCTCGAACTCTTTGTGATCAATAATCCCTACATCGAGTGCGGATTCCAGGGCAAAGAGTACTCCTTTTGTGTTATTGTGATAACCTGCATGCACCTCAACTTCGATTACAGGGACATCAGGATTTGCCTCTAGCACGGCGTCATGCATTTCTTCTCCTATAATCATGCTGGGGCAGGTTCCTACAATACCTATAAGTTTCGGATTGAAAAGTTCCACTGACTTGTTGATAAGCTGGACAAGTTTGTCATGCCCTCCGAAAACGAAATTGTTCTCGTCAAGGCCTGTGGTAACCACATGTATACCGTCTTCTTCGAGCAGCCTTGCGTGTTTAAAGGAACATCCGGGAGGCCCATGCAGGATAGCAACATCAACATTTAAGTCTCTCAGAGTGTAAAGAGCCGCAACTATGGAACTTGGGCGGGGATGAATGATTGAAATCTCTTTTTCAGCCATGGCGAATCCTCTTGCTTAGATAATAGGGATATTGATGAAAATGATAGAACGCATTTCCCTGAAAATTTCTGTATCCTCAGGATATGAACTACCACCTGTACCAAAATGGGATTGGGAAACACGATCAGTTGAAATTAATGCGAGTAATGGAAACGAATACAGATTGGAAGAGCCTGTATAAAACTCTATCATAAAAATTTCGGCAAACATCTGAAGTCTTATTCTGGCCTGTATCCAGAATCGGCTTTTAACGGAAGCTTTAACGAGCTTTAACGGAAGCATTTCACTGAAGAGAGTATTATATCATCGCCTCCTGCAAATTCCGAGGCTTTTGAAAGACCTTCCGGAAGACTCCTTGCATAAGAAATATTTTTCCCATTTACTGTCTTCATCCGTTCTCCTACCAGGATAATCTGCTTACACTTTGTACCGAACTTTTCTACAAAGCCCTGCACGAGTTCAGGAGGCAGCCCTTCACAGACCTGAGAGGCTTCTTCTCCCAACACAAGGATGATGCCTTTCTTTTTTTCGTCCTTTCTCTTAAGGAGGGCATAATCAAGGGCTTTTTCGGCTGAGAGAATATCCATGCCTGAATTGGAATTGTCTATTAGGGAAATACCATTCATTTCTTTTTCCTGCATCCTGCCTGAAAGCCCTCTGAATCCTTCAATTACCGAAATAATAGCTTCAGGTTCAATTCCAAGTTCGAGGGCTGCTGCCGACGCTGCGACAAAGGCAGTTCTGTAAGCTGAAATATTATATCCTGGACGCAGGGAAGCTGACAAAATTTCCTTTCCCCTGTGCATGAATCGAATGCCATAGCTTGAAAATGTAGGCGAAGCCTGTAGCTCGGTTGAGCCTGCTGGCATTGATGAACTTGATAGACCAGTTGACCTTGATGAATCTAATAGGCCGATTGATGAACTTGATAGCCCGGTTGGCCTTGATGAGCTTGATAGATCGTCTGGTCCTGGTAAGTCTGAAGGCATTACTAACTCTGGGGGTACTGATAGGGCTGAAGTCCCGGACCCGGTTTCTAGCACAAAATCGGCTGTTTGGTCTGAAATTCCGGAAAGCTGGCCACTGAAAGGGTCTTTGAAGGTTAATACTTTTACTTTGTCTGTTTTTGCAGCTTTAAGGGCTTTTTTGGCCCCGACATTGATTAGAAGGATACTCCCGGCTTTTGCGAGCTTTACAAGCTGGAGTTTTGCCTCGCTTGCAAGGGCTGTATTGTTTGCAATTCCGTAGTCCGGAGAAAGGGTTGTAAGAATCCCCAGGTCAGCAGTGCCTGTGCCTCCTATTGAGATTTCAAAGATAAAAAAATCCGGCCTGAGTCCGGCTTCAAAAACTTTCTCAACTGCAACCAGAATGCTTCCTGGAGTTATGCTCAGACCCCTGTAAATAAGAGAAGAAATACCTGCTTTCCAGTATTCGAGCCCCCGTGAAGTGTGCAGCACTACTTCAAAATGCCTGGAGAGCATATCGGCCAGGAGGGAGGAGGCACTTGTTTTTGCTTTTACGCCGGTAACCTCAACCGTTTTTATGCCTGAAAGCCTTGAATCGTTTTTAAGTATTTCTCCGACAATTTCGTGGTGCGAAAGGATGTCTTTTTTCTGCGCCCTGGCTTCTACAAGCATCGGATAGGCAGGATCAAGATGCACAGGCGCTACAATGATGTCGAATCCTGAGGCAGGAAGAGGATTTTTTGAGCAGTGTATCCCGTACTTCTCCTCAAGTTCAAGCAGCGTTTCAGGCTTGACTGTCCCGTATACGTCTATTCCGCTTACTTCATTTCCAGCGGCTGCAAGGCTTTTTACGATAGGAATGCCGCCGTGGGTCAGGTCGAGCACGGCGAACTTCTTTCGGTACAGGTCCATGATAAAACCGGACCCCAGGTGTGAATTTAAAGGGCTTCCTGAACCCTTTTGAACACAAGGTCTGCGATAAGCTCATCGGCCCCTAGAGGGTTTGCATAGCATAAAGGAATGGTTTTTCCGTCAATTTCCAGGATACCGCAGCCATTTTTGTCCAGGCTCAGTATCTCCGGGATGTCCTTTGTGATATGAACTCCAGATGCCAGGAAAACCGGTACTGCTGCAATTTTTGTCACGCCGGTACCTGAAAAGCCTTCAATTGCCTCTTCAAGGGTTGGCTCACTGTTTTCCATAAAGCCGGCTCTTACAACAACATCAGAGTGTTTACGTGCAATATAGTCTGCGATCTTAGTGACTACTTCTTTATTGTAAGGCAGCTTGCTCCCGTGGCCTATGGCCAGAATTCCGAGTTTTTCTGTCATATTAAAAACCTCAATATCTATCTGTTCAGGCTTAACACAATTGTTTGAATTTGTAATAATGAAGAGTTTAACATAGTTAGGATTTATATGATATAATCCTTTTGAAAAAGAAACAGCGGGAGAAAGTTTTGAGAGATCTGGACGTAACCTACTATTATTATACAATTATAATGTGGATGTATGTATTTATCGTATTGATTTAAGTTTTTTCAATTTTGATATGCATCATTTGCCTGGGGCTAAGGTTGTTATTTCAGTCGAATTCCTGTAGCTGCTTTGGATATATTCTCGCCAGCGCAACTTTGGTTTCTTACAATTAAATCTAATTTTATTATTTAGTATTAAATCGTAATAGCTTTATGTTATTGATATTTATATGTTTTAACATTTAAAATTTTGATTTTATTTGGGTAGATAATATGACGGACAACACTTACAGTCATACTGGAAGCTTTTGGAGCAGCATCCGTAACCTGGCAACTCGTTATCAGGAGTTTTTACTTGACCCCGGAACATTATTTACTGTGGCAAGCGGGGTTTTGCTTATAATAGCAATAGCTGTTTATCCGCAAAATATGCTTGGTAAGACAGGCGAAGGCAACTGGTTATATTTATTATCTGCATTGGTCGGATCATCATTCATATGGTGGTCTGCCTACCAGGGGATTAAAGAAAGGGATTTTACTGCTGATATCCCGGTTACTATCGCAACAATTGCTGCTATTGCTTTCGGGCAGTATTCAGCCGCTGCAGTCGTAGCCGTACTTTTGCTTCTGGGGGGTATGCTGGAGGAGCTTGTCTCTGCAAGAGCAGGAAAGGCACTAGAATCTCTGGCAAAACTATTGCCTGATAGAGTCACAGTCAGGCGTGATGGACACGATATTGTAGTGTCTCTTGAGGAAATTAAGGTAGGTGACACGATCCTGGTCAAGTCTGGAGAACGTATTGCTGTTGACGGAACTGTTCTTTCAGGCACTGCTTCAGTAAATCAGGCTGCTATTACCGGAGAGAGTCTGCCAGTTGATAAACAGGAAGGAGATAACGTTTTCGCAGGCACTCTTAATGAAGCAGGTGCAATGGAAATATTAGCCGCAAAAGTTGGAAATGAGACGACCCTCGGACAAATACATCGTTTGATCGATGAAGCGCAGACTCAGAAGCCAAAAGTAGAGCGACTTTTGAACCAGTACGCGAAGGTTTACACGCCTACTGCAATTATCTTAGGCGTTTTGCTCTGGTGGTGGAGTGGGGATATAACACGAGCAATAACTATGCTAATTGTATTTTGTCCATGCGTGATGGTACTCGCTACGCCTACAGCACTGGTGGCTTCAGTTGGTAATGCGGCGTTAAAAGGCAATCTCATTAAAAAAGGAGCTACGATAGAATCTATGGCCAGGATAGATACCGTTATTTTTGATAAGACAGGGACACTTACTCACGGTAAACCAAAACTTGCCAGCATCATAGCATTGAACAAAAATAAAGCTGAAGACTTATTGTTATTGGCTGCAATCGCAGAGAAGTTCAGTGAGCATCCGCTTGGAAAAGCTGTTGTCAAAGCTGCGGAAGAGAAGGGGTTATTAATCCCGGACCCAGAATCATTTGAATCCTTATCAGGAACAGGCATAAAGGTTAAAGCCAAAGGGAAAAACATCTTTGTAGGCCGTCTGAAACAAGCATCCGAATTTTATATATTAATCTCTCATGAAGCTGAAGAAAGCATTGAAAAACAATCTCAATTGGGACGTAATGTAGTCATGATAGGCATTGATAACGAGATCGCAGGATTGCTAACATTTGAGGATAGAATCAGGCCGGAGTCAAAAAAGTCTATAGAGAACCTTCATAGACTCGAAATAAAGACAATAATGATCACAGGTGACAGCAAAGTAGTTGCAGAACAGGCAGCTAAAACCCTTGGTATAAATGAAATATATGCCGAAGTAATGCCCCAGGAAAAAGTCGAAATTGTGAAACGTCTACAGCTTGAAGGTCATAAAATCATCTTCGTAGGCGACGGTGTTAATGATGGTCCGGCACTTGTCACGGCTGATGTAGGAATAGCTATGGGACTTACAGGAACAGATGTGGCAATAGAGACAGCAGAAGTTGGACTATTATCCGATGACCTTTTAAAAATTCCGTACCTTATAAGCGTATCCAAGAAGGCAATAAGCACTATTTGGCAAAATGTTGTATTCTCGCTTAGCGTTCTCTCAATGGCAGTTATATTGACTATACCGGGCATACTTACACCCGTAACAGGAGCATTACTACACGAACTCTCGTCAATTCCGGTAATAATGAACTCAGCAAGATTAATTACGTACAGTCCCAAAGACTGAGAATAAACAAAAATTCTCTCAGGGCTATTTCTTCCTTGCATTAGTAGATCATTGCATTAGTAGATGTTGATATTTATCTTTGAATACTTTTGCTTGGTTACTCTATTTCCTGAGTTTACCTGTATATTTGCTTGGTTACTCTATTTCCTGAGTTTACCTGTATATTTGCTTGGTTACTCTATTTCCTGAATTTACCTGTGTACAGGAAGTTTATAAGTGCGTCCGTTTACCCGGAAATTTATATAGGAAAGGCCTTTAAATGGCCTTTCCATCTCTTTCACCTGTTCTTATCCTGATTACCTTTTCTACGGGTAAGACAAAGATTTTACCATCTCCAATGTTGCCGGTTCTGGTTGAACTAACAATAACATCGGTAGCTTTATCCTCGTCTTCATCGTTTACTACCAGCTCGATCTTTATCTTCGGTAGGGCATCAACCCGATATTCCTGGCCTCTCCATTGCTGGATAATACCTTTTTGTTGGCCGCGGCCTTTTACGTCAACAATTGTGAGGCTATTGAAACCGGCATTTTCAAGCGAGGCTTTTACTTCTTCAAGTTTTGTGGGCCTGATGATCGCTTCTATTTTCTTCATATAGCCTTCCCCTTTTTAGTCTCGGTAGCTAACGCTATTTGGCCACGAATTTGACTCGGTTCAGGGCTTTTATTCATTCCAGTCTCAGGGATGTCCCCAACATAGCCAGGGCAGCCTACCTCGGGCACGTCAAGCCCTCCTATCTCAACTTCGGTACTCACACGCATCGGCGTGATCAGATTGATCAACTTGTAGATGACAAAAGCCAGTCCACCAACTACGATGAAGTTGGTAGCCACGCCTATAAGTTCTGCCACAAATTGCAGAGGCTGGCCATATAACAAACCGGTAACTGCGGTAGGCACTCCATTCAATCCAGCGCCATAGCTGCCGTCTGCGAACAGACCTAGAGCTAGACAGCCCCATGCGCCGTTGACCATGTGTACAGAGACAGCACCAACCGGATCATCTATTTTTAACTTTCTTTCAACGAAGAAGACTGATTCGACTACAAGAATGCCTGAAACAAGGCCAATGACCGCAGCACTTATCTGATTGACGAATGCACAGGGGGCAGTGATAGCGACAAGTCCTGCCAGCATACCGTTACATGCCATTCCAGGATCTGGCTTTTTCGTGCGCACGGCCCACATCCATGCCGTAGCTGCGACAGCACCGGTAGCTGAAGCCAGCATAGTGTTTGTGGCTACAACAGCTAGTCTCAGGTCTTCACCTGCCATGGTTGAGCCCGCATTGAATCCGAACCAGCCGAAAGCCAGGATGAAAGTGCCGATTATGGCCATAGGGATACTGTGACCGGGTATTGCATTAACCGAGCCATCTTTGTTATACTTACCTATGCGCGGTCCGATTAACCATGCGCCTACGAGGCCGATTACTCCTCCGGTCATGTGCACTACAGATGAGCCTGCAAAGTCCACGTGGCCATGACCCAGGCCAAAGTTAACTCCAAGCTGGGACAGCCAACCTCCGCCCCACACCCAGTTTCCGAAGAGTGGGTATATGAAGGCACCAATAGCAAATCCCATTATACAGAATGACAGGAACTTCCAGCGTTCTGCAAGCGCTCCGGTAGGAATAGTTGCGGTCGTATCCATGAAGACCATTTGGAATAAGAATAATACGAATACACCCACATCGTAAGTGCCTATCAGTCCAAATCCAGTCATTCCAAAGAGCCCGAATTGATGCCCTAAAAGAGTGATAGAGAACTCATGGCTAAGTCCTGTATAGCCTCCCAGAGTGGCAAGTGGGCCGATACCTCCGAACATGATGGCAAAGCCCGTGACAAAGAACCCTAGCATACCCAGTGGATACACAAGGAAGTTCATGGCCATTGTATGCGCTACATTCTTCACGCGGACAAATCCAGTCTCGACCATAGCGAACCCTGCTTGCATGAACATAACCAGGAAACCCGCGAGCAATGTCCACATCATATTTATGGCTACGCTGTTATGTCCTACAGCACTGGTAACGTCTGCTAAAGAAGGTGCACCTCCGGTGCTCGACGCTACATAGCTGGAATAATCCGTATCAGCTCCTGTAGGGTCTGCCTGCTGGTCCGCCAGCACTATAGCCGGAAAAGCAACGACCAAAATAAATAGTACTAAAAAACTAACAAATAACCCGTTTATTTTGTTTCGCATTCAATAAACTCCTTAATTTTTCTATTCGGGCTTTAATAATAGGCGGTCAGCGACATGCGAGGTCGTATTATCTTATTATATGATATACGAGATTGTATTCTCTTGTTCTCTGTATATCATCCGTCTAATAGCCCTATATCATATCACCAGCAATTTATTGCCTTGTGTTTCTATATTAATCTTTCGTATGTCTAGGAAATGTGATTCCTCTTTTATAATATATTAATATATCGAAACTATATAAATAAATATTAATAATTATATTAAAAATAAATGAATACTCATGACTGATTCCTATATGAAGATGCAGCAATAGCGGTGCATAAAAAGCCATATACTTTAAATTTTGAGAAAACAAAAGTAGAGTAATTTTTATAAGGATCTAAAAAAGCATCTTTACAAGAAAAAGATGGAAGAAGAAAAACCCGAAATAGATAAAAAGGT
Coding sequences within:
- a CDS encoding heavy metal translocating P-type ATPase; this translates as MTDNTYSHTGSFWSSIRNLATRYQEFLLDPGTLFTVASGVLLIIAIAVYPQNMLGKTGEGNWLYLLSALVGSSFIWWSAYQGIKERDFTADIPVTIATIAAIAFGQYSAAAVVAVLLLLGGMLEELVSARAGKALESLAKLLPDRVTVRRDGHDIVVSLEEIKVGDTILVKSGERIAVDGTVLSGTASVNQAAITGESLPVDKQEGDNVFAGTLNEAGAMEILAAKVGNETTLGQIHRLIDEAQTQKPKVERLLNQYAKVYTPTAIILGVLLWWWSGDITRAITMLIVFCPCVMVLATPTALVASVGNAALKGNLIKKGATIESMARIDTVIFDKTGTLTHGKPKLASIIALNKNKAEDLLLLAAIAEKFSEHPLGKAVVKAAEEKGLLIPDPESFESLSGTGIKVKAKGKNIFVGRLKQASEFYILISHEAEESIEKQSQLGRNVVMIGIDNEIAGLLTFEDRIRPESKKSIENLHRLEIKTIMITGDSKVVAEQAAKTLGINEIYAEVMPQEKVEIVKRLQLEGHKIIFVGDGVNDGPALVTADVGIAMGLTGTDVAIETAEVGLLSDDLLKIPYLISVSKKAISTIWQNVVFSLSVLSMAVILTIPGILTPVTGALLHELSSIPVIMNSARLITYSPKD
- the cfbA gene encoding sirohydrochlorin nickelochelatase, with amino-acid sequence MTEKLGILAIGHGSKLPYNKEVVTKIADYIARKHSDVVVRAGFMENSEPTLEEAIEGFSGTGVTKIAAVPVFLASGVHITKDIPEILSLDKNGCGILEIDGKTIPLCYANPLGADELIADLVFKRVQEAL
- the cfbC gene encoding Ni-sirohydrochlorin a,c-diamide reductive cyclase ATP-dependent reductase subunit, with protein sequence MKNQKIIAIYGKGGIGKSSTASNIAAACAEAGKKVMIIGCDPKSDSSITLLRGRRIPTILDLLREGVDIKKEDVVFEGYAGVKCVEAGGPEPGIGCAGRGIIVAIQKLKSVSGNLLKEQDLIIYDVPGDIVCGGFVAPVRKGFVNEIYVLTSGEYMPLYAANNICKGLSKIGMPLSGVICNSRNVSREKEIVSKFSEEIGSQLMAFIPKRQVVQDCEREGYSVMEKAPESDIAQIYRELGKAILENENRVTVDSLSDERLRELTK
- the cfbB gene encoding Ni-sirohydrochlorin a,c-diamide synthase, giving the protein MLNGKQSTAGNIPRILISADRSSSGKTTISMGLMAALVSRGYKVQPFKVALDYIDPSYHTEITGRFCRNLDGYLMDENGILDVYTHACDAGEKADIAIIEGVRGLYEGFDSLSDLGSTAQIAKILNCPVIFVINARSITRSSAALINGYRNFDPDVEIAGVILNNIGSRRHAEKAKEAIEHYTGVPVIGIVPRDPAMQISMRHLGLMPALEGRRRLGDGGFEARLHGIEEIINKGIDVDRFMEIAKSAKPLKTPDNSVFTSVSDPGATRPKIGVALDEAFNFYYRDNIDLLNLAGAEIVYFSPVKDHSLPEVDGLYIGGGYPELFAAELEANESMRQDIKKASAAGMPIYAECGGLMYLTEKISTGVPGKGTYHDASMPESTYSMVGALPGHTIMGQTRVVSYNIGTLNQDCLLGKKGNSFKGHEFHHSEIWEIPEDAEFAITLSRGTGIKNDMDGLISGNTLGSYAHLHGVAYRELASSLVEAARNFRESRVLP
- a CDS encoding P-II family nitrogen regulator; translated protein: MKKIEAIIRPTKLEEVKASLENAGFNSLTIVDVKGRGQQKGIIQQWRGQEYRVDALPKIKIELVVNDEDEDKATDVIVSSTRTGNIGDGKIFVLPVEKVIRIRTGERDGKAI
- the cfbE gene encoding coenzyme F430 synthase, whose translation is MDLYRKKFAVLDLTHGGIPIVKSLAAAGNEVSGIDVYGTVKPETLLELEEKYGIHCSKNPLPASGFDIIVAPVHLDPAYPMLVEARAQKKDILSHHEIVGEILKNDSRLSGIKTVEVTGVKAKTSASSLLADMLSRHFEVVLHTSRGLEYWKAGISSLIYRGLSITPGSILVAVEKVFEAGLRPDFFIFEISIGGTGTADLGILTTLSPDYGIANNTALASEAKLQLVKLAKAGSILLINVGAKKALKAAKTDKVKVLTFKDPFSGQLSGISDQTADFVLETGSGTSALSVPPELVMPSDLPGPDDLSSSSRPTGLSSSSIGLLDSSRSTGLSSSSMPAGSTELQASPTFSSYGIRFMHRGKEILSASLRPGYNISAYRTAFVAASAAALELGIEPEAIISVIEGFRGLSGRMQEKEMNGISLIDNSNSGMDILSAEKALDYALLKRKDEKKKGIILVLGEEASQVCEGLPPELVQGFVEKFGTKCKQIILVGERMKTVNGKNISYARSLPEGLSKASEFAGGDDIILSSVKCFR
- a CDS encoding ammonium transporter translates to MRNKINGLFVSFLVLFILVVAFPAIVLADQQADPTGADTDYSSYVASSTGGAPSLADVTSAVGHNSVAINMMWTLLAGFLVMFMQAGFAMVETGFVRVKNVAHTMAMNFLVYPLGMLGFFVTGFAIMFGGIGPLATLGGYTGLSHEFSITLLGHQFGLFGMTGFGLIGTYDVGVFVLFLFQMVFMDTTATIPTGALAERWKFLSFCIMGFAIGAFIYPLFGNWVWGGGWLSQLGVNFGLGHGHVDFAGSSVVHMTGGVIGLVGAWLIGPRIGKYNKDGSVNAIPGHSIPMAIIGTFILAFGWFGFNAGSTMAGEDLRLAVVATNTMLASATGAVAATAWMWAVRTKKPDPGMACNGMLAGLVAITAPCAFVNQISAAVIGLVSGILVVESVFFVERKLKIDDPVGAVSVHMVNGAWGCLALGLFADGSYGAGLNGVPTAVTGLLYGQPLQFVAELIGVATNFIVVGGLAFVIYKLINLITPMRVSTEVEIGGLDVPEVGCPGYVGDIPETGMNKSPEPSQIRGQIALATETKKGKAI
- the cfbD gene encoding Ni-sirohydrochlorin a,c-diamide reductive cyclase catalytic subunit, coding for MAEKEISIIHPRPSSIVAALYTLRDLNVDVAILHGPPGCSFKHARLLEEDGIHVVTTGLDENNFVFGGHDKLVQLINKSVELFNPKLIGIVGTCPSMIIGEEMHDAVLEANPDVPVIEVEVHAGYHNNTKGVLFALESALDVGIIDHKEFERQKYLLEKATEVEKRFGAASREYLAPSRGDVKYKAAQRVIQLLKEGKKGLVIMNAKKETGYMFADITLAVNEVAATLGKKENLINMANIDPELGLPRVRQHAEYIMRDFTAHGIEVHEIIGGMDEYPVAGEKVSELIKEKYSDFDFAIITGVPHAIPMEHIKDMELISITNGPRQVLPLKEMGHEYVLVEIDLHPKTLGVSEIVESEFGATLREVAKEA